The candidate division WOR-3 bacterium genomic interval TGAACTGGGAGCTGCTCTAAAGAACGTCATCGCCATCGCTGCGGGTGTTGCTGACGGAATCGGACTGCACATCAACGCCAAGGCGGCGCTCCTGACGCGAGGGCTGGCCGAGATCACCCGGCTGGGGCTTGCATTCAACTCCAACCCCCTGACGTTTGCCGGCCTGTCCGGCATGGGCGACCTGATTGTCACCGCCTTCTCTGACCACTCGCGGAATCACGCGCTCGGAGTCGCCATCGGGCGGGGCCAGCCTACGACCGACGCGCTGTCATCTCTGGCGGGCGTTGCCGAGGGAGCGACGACTGCTCGCTCGGCACGGAGTCTGGCTGGGAGCCAACGGGTCGAGATGCCGATTACCGAAGAGGTCTACAGAATGCTGTACGAGGGCGTCTCCCCTCGCGACAGCATGGAGCGGCTCCTGCGGCGGAGCCCGCGCCAGGAGATATGGAAGTGAAAAAGGGCAAGCACTACCTCGTGACAGAAATCTGCCGGAGGCTTGACATCGCGCCTCACATCCTCCGCTACTGGGAACAGGAATTCGCCATCAAACCGATCCGCAACTCCGCCGGTCGCCGCATCTACAGCGAGTCCCAGCTTGAGCGCCTGCAGCTCATCAAGCACCTGGTCCGCACCGAGAAGCTGACCGTCGCCGGCGCCCGCCGCCACCTCGCCGAGATGTCAAGTAAGCCAACCGCCGCCATTGCTTCCGCCGACCACCGCCAAACCCTCCTCTGGCTCAAGCGAGAACTTCTGGCTATAGGATCTCAGTTGCGGGGCAGTACGGATCAGTAAGCCAGGCGTTGTATCAGCGACGCCGGGCTGTGTGACAGCAACCAGAAATAGGCCTGCGCGACCGAGTGGCTGCCATTGTGCCGGAACGCCGAAAGAAGTGCCGCGCCCGAAGATAGACATCAACCGCAACAGACATAACGTCGCACTGTCTGGCTGTCGGCGTCTATGGTCGAAGATGTACGAGCCTCCGGGACATGGCCGCGCCAGCGAGCATCAACGTCAGGCCGACATTCCCGGCCAGCAGTTGGATCAGATCGCTGCCTGCAACCGAACAAGGAAGGCAAGAAAGCTCCAGTTGTCCTGGTAGTTGCGTCGATAGGAACAGCTCAGCAATACCCTGAACGCGTCACATGCAGAGAAGGGCCGAACGTTGATGCCCGCGGTGGCCATCCAGTCGGCGCGCTTACGGCTTGGCAGGACTAGGTCGAGCCTGGCAACGGGCTGCAGCTGGCCCGTGCTCAAGTACGCCTGCACATACCCCGCATTGTTCCGCGCATCCGGCCCCTGGTGATTCTGGAACTCCGCCTGCAGCTCCAACGGACCCCGGGCCGCACTCGCCTCAAAAGCCACAGTCTGCCAGGCGGTTTCGGACGCACCAGGCCATCCGTGGTAGGCTCGTAGCGCGAGAGTGGCGTTCGCGGTCGACGCAGGTCTGACGGCTACTCGCGCGCAAAGATCCTTCCGACCGTTAGCCTCACCAGCATTGGGTCCGCTTCCATTGATGACAGCGGCCGCGACTGAGATGCGGTCTGCGTCCCAAGTCCCAAGTATGCCAATGTCCCGTGTCCCGAGCGGCTTGGCGTAGCTGATCAGCAACGCATTCCCGGAGAGGATTTGACTGTCGGGCTCAGTCATGGCGTCCATCCCAAGCGGCTGCAGGAACTGCCCGGCGCGGAGCCCCAGCCGGCCACGCCACGTCAGGGAAAGGTACAGGTCCCGCGGTTCCGCGCGACCGACGTCGGCACTCAGCCGGAACGAGACGCCCGGAGTCACGCGCCCGGTCAGACCGGCGACGGCATCGACTCGCTCGAACGCGAGCTCGTTGCGTGAGAGGCCGCCTTCTTCCGCCATCCACACGTGGCCGCTTGTCCAGACAGTCGCGTCGAGAACAAGCCTGTCGCCAGCCAAATCCAAGTCCGCTTGTGCAGAACTCGCGGCAGCCAGGAGAATCATGATGCCGAATCCGAAATTGCGCAGTCTAGACATGAACGACCTCCCGTTCTCGGACACTTCTCGTTTCTCTCCATGACGCTTCTCACACACCGGGCTCGACCTAGACGAACCGGTACCCGTCTCAGGCCAACCTTCCGACGAAAGGACCAGTGCCAACTCCACAACACCATCCATGCAAACGCAGTATGTATGGCGGGACAACTCTCTCATCAAGAGCCACGTGCCGCCAATGCCGACAGCGCAGTGACGCGTGGAAACACCAGCAGCGGTTCGACCGACAAGGACAGCCACACAACGGCCATTCGCTCTACCCACCGTTATCGTAGACATCAGACGTTATGCGCAGTGCTGGTCTTTGGTGGGAACTGGCCGCGGCGGACGAAGATCGGCGTCCTGCTTCTTTCGGAATGTAAAGGATACGAATGCAGTAGTAAGGTCCTCGCGGCTGTATTCCGTCAGCAACTCCCTCGGAGCGAGTGAGAGCAAATCCACACCCTCCGAAGTGCGTTCCTCGGCTACGACTTCCGTTTCCTTGTGAAAGAAGCGCCGATAGTCGGTAAGACGGAGCCTGTTCAGGTACGAGTCCGCGGGGTAGCTGTTGTCTCTCAGGTGGTCCCACGGAGGGACATCAGCCGGGATACCCCACTGTGGACAGGTCGGGTCGAGCGCGTACTGCCAATCCATGCAATGCCCTCCTGAAAGCGATGGAAAGAGGTGAATCACGACAAAACCGATGCCGTCCGACTTGAGCGCCGAGTTCATGTTCCTCACGGCCGGCTCGACGTCGACGACGTGCTCAAGTACATGGAAGGAGAATACCATGTCGAACCGTTCTCCGGGCAGACCGGCACCAGCCGCATCCATCACCTCGACGTCCAAAGCAGGAAACGGATCGAGGTTCACGCCACACTGCAGCGCCAAAGTGCTGAAGAACCGGCGATCGAACAACGTGTGGCGCAAGAGACCC includes:
- a CDS encoding MerR family transcriptional regulator, coding for MEVKKGKHYLVTEICRRLDIAPHILRYWEQEFAIKPIRNSAGRRIYSESQLERLQLIKHLVRTEKLTVAGARRHLAEMSSKPTAAIASADHRQTLLWLKRELLAIGSQLRGSTDQ
- a CDS encoding class I SAM-dependent methyltransferase — protein: MRRTRSPRGERPLLLKPDPGSSASAVKRVLDVDGCQRRAMAGQRISFLRTIRNASQMYLKHLRYTDREVQMYRRRFEMLRDLLAFSTGKSVSGVRVLEVGCGQRAVLPLLFAANGAEASAVDVEIPTYQLGFLRFFEVLRRNGLHRAIKGLLRHTLFDRRFFSTLALQCGVNLDPFPALDVEVMDAAGAGLPGERFDMVFSFHVLEHVVDVEPAVRNMNSALKSDGIGFVVIHLFPSLSGGHCMDWQYALDPTCPQWGIPADVPPWDHLRDNSYPADSYLNRLRLTDYRRFFHKETEVVAEERTSEGVDLLSLAPRELLTEYSREDLTTAFVSFTFRKKQDADLRPPRPVPTKDQHCA